The following proteins come from a genomic window of Nocardioides albertanoniae:
- a CDS encoding YciI family protein: protein MKYLLLGYTPADAWDAADTASEEALAAFAEYQKFEEELVANGELVSTEGLGHPAVSVTVRPGTSGPVATDGPFAELKEVLASFAVIDVASQERAIDIVSRIVAVLGEPIEIRPVMGDDFAQA, encoded by the coding sequence ATGAAATACCTGTTGCTGGGATACACGCCCGCCGATGCGTGGGACGCCGCCGACACGGCCTCGGAGGAGGCGCTCGCGGCATTCGCGGAGTACCAGAAGTTCGAGGAGGAGCTTGTCGCCAACGGCGAGCTGGTCAGCACCGAAGGGCTGGGTCATCCGGCGGTCTCGGTGACGGTCCGGCCGGGCACGAGCGGGCCGGTCGCGACCGACGGTCCGTTCGCCGAGCTGAAGGAGGTCCTGGCCAGCTTCGCGGTCATCGACGTGGCCAGCCAGGAGCGCGCCATCGACATCGTGTCGCGGATCGTCGCGGTCCTCGGGGAGCCGATCGAGATCCGTCCGGTGATGGGAGACGACTTCGCGCAGGCGTGA
- the lepA gene encoding translation elongation factor 4 yields the protein MTAAPKPGSTDPAIIRNFCIIAHIDHGKSTLADRMLQLTGVVDERAARAQYLDRMDIERERGITIKSQAVRMPWTVTEGQENAVEGETYVLNMIDTPGHVDFTYEVSRSLQACEAAILLVDAAQGIEAQTLANLYLAMSADLHIIPVLNKIDLPSANPEKYALELANLVGCEPEEVLQVSAKTGLGVEGLLNEIVAQTPAPVGDPDAPARALIFDSVYDTYRGVVTYVRVFDGKLTHRDKIKMMSTGAVHEMLELGVISPEPVKADHIGVGETGYLITGVKDVRQSRVGDTVTGNHRPAEEMLGGYEHPNPMVFAGLYPIDGDQYPVLREALDKLQLNDAALTYEPETSGALGFGFRVGFLGLLHMEITRDRLEREFNLDLISTAPNVVYDVVMDDGSEHIVTNPSEFPEGKISEVREPVVKATILSPADYIGTIMELCQKKRGTLGGMDYLSEDRVEMRYTLPMGEIAFDFFDQLKSSTKGYASLNYEFSGDQAADLVKVDILLQGEAVDAFSAIVHRDAAYGYGVMMAGKLRELIPRQQFEVPIQAAIGARVIARETIRAIRKDVLAKCYGGDISRKRKLLEKQKEGKKRMKMVGRVEVPQEAFVAALSTTQPSTDKSAGKK from the coding sequence ATGACTGCTGCCCCCAAGCCCGGCTCCACCGATCCGGCCATCATCCGCAACTTCTGCATCATCGCCCACATCGACCACGGCAAGTCGACCCTGGCCGACCGGATGCTGCAGCTGACCGGTGTCGTCGACGAGCGGGCCGCGCGGGCGCAGTATCTCGACCGGATGGACATCGAGCGCGAACGCGGGATCACCATCAAGTCGCAGGCCGTGCGGATGCCGTGGACGGTCACCGAGGGCCAGGAGAACGCGGTCGAGGGCGAGACGTACGTCCTCAACATGATCGACACCCCCGGTCACGTCGACTTCACCTACGAGGTCTCGCGCTCGCTGCAGGCGTGCGAGGCGGCCATCCTGCTCGTCGACGCCGCGCAGGGCATCGAGGCCCAGACGCTGGCCAACCTCTATCTCGCGATGAGCGCCGACCTGCACATCATCCCGGTGCTCAACAAGATCGACCTGCCCTCGGCCAACCCGGAGAAGTACGCTCTCGAGCTGGCCAACCTCGTCGGCTGCGAGCCCGAGGAGGTGCTGCAGGTCAGCGCCAAGACCGGCCTCGGCGTCGAGGGCCTGCTCAACGAGATCGTCGCCCAGACCCCGGCCCCGGTCGGCGACCCCGACGCCCCGGCGCGCGCGCTGATCTTCGACTCGGTCTACGACACCTACCGCGGCGTGGTCACCTACGTGCGGGTCTTCGACGGCAAGCTGACCCACCGCGACAAGATCAAGATGATGTCGACCGGTGCGGTCCACGAGATGCTCGAGCTCGGTGTGATCAGCCCCGAGCCGGTCAAGGCCGACCACATCGGCGTCGGCGAGACCGGCTACCTGATCACCGGTGTGAAGGACGTACGCCAGTCGCGCGTGGGTGACACCGTCACCGGCAACCACCGGCCCGCCGAGGAGATGCTGGGCGGCTACGAGCACCCCAACCCGATGGTCTTCGCCGGGCTCTACCCGATCGACGGCGACCAGTATCCGGTGCTGCGCGAGGCGCTCGACAAGCTCCAGCTCAACGATGCGGCGTTGACCTACGAGCCGGAGACTTCGGGCGCGCTCGGCTTCGGCTTCCGCGTCGGCTTCCTTGGCCTGCTGCACATGGAGATCACCCGCGACCGCCTCGAGCGCGAGTTCAACCTCGACCTCATCTCGACGGCGCCCAACGTGGTCTACGACGTGGTGATGGACGACGGGTCCGAGCACATCGTCACCAACCCCTCGGAGTTCCCCGAGGGCAAGATCAGCGAGGTGCGCGAGCCGGTCGTCAAGGCCACGATCCTCTCGCCGGCCGACTACATCGGCACGATCATGGAGCTGTGCCAGAAGAAGCGCGGCACGCTCGGCGGCATGGACTACCTCTCCGAGGACCGCGTCGAGATGCGCTACACGCTGCCCATGGGTGAGATCGCCTTCGACTTCTTCGACCAGCTCAAGTCGTCGACGAAGGGCTACGCCTCGCTCAACTACGAGTTCAGCGGCGACCAGGCCGCCGACCTGGTCAAGGTCGACATCCTGCTCCAGGGCGAGGCCGTCGACGCGTTCTCCGCGATCGTGCACCGCGACGCGGCGTACGGCTATGGCGTCATGATGGCCGGCAAGCTGCGCGAGCTGATCCCCAGGCAGCAGTTCGAGGTGCCGATCCAGGCTGCCATCGGCGCCCGGGTCATCGCCCGCGAGACCATCCGCGCCATCCGCAAGGACGTGCTCGCCAAGTGCTACGGCGGTGACATCTCGCGCAAGCGCAAGCTGCTCGAGAAGCAGAAGGAGGGCAAGAAGCGGATGAAGATGGTCGGTCGCGTCGAGGTGCCCCAGGAGGCCTTCGTCGCCGCGCTCTCCACCACCCAGCCCTCCACCGACAAGTCGGCCGGCAAGAAGTGA
- a CDS encoding GNAT family N-acetyltransferase — MTYALRPVSTEAEWGIVAWLWQDFRHDLAPVVNGFPLADGRYRHEWLDEYPASDRCGYLAWAPHPDTGEDAPIGFALVRGLGLAERIMQAFFVVPAARRGGFGRKLALDVIARHPGPWAVPFQHDNAAAVAFWPAVATQAWGQGWTETTVPVADKPDLPPDHWIRTS; from the coding sequence GTGACCTACGCGCTCCGCCCCGTCTCGACCGAGGCGGAGTGGGGGATCGTCGCCTGGCTGTGGCAGGACTTCCGCCACGACCTCGCGCCCGTGGTCAACGGCTTCCCGCTCGCCGACGGCCGCTATCGGCACGAGTGGCTCGACGAATATCCCGCGTCTGACCGCTGCGGCTACCTGGCCTGGGCGCCGCACCCCGACACGGGGGAGGACGCTCCGATCGGGTTCGCGCTGGTGCGGGGCCTCGGGCTCGCCGAGCGCATCATGCAGGCGTTCTTCGTCGTGCCCGCGGCTCGTCGCGGTGGGTTCGGGCGCAAGCTCGCTCTCGATGTCATCGCCCGACACCCCGGGCCCTGGGCGGTGCCGTTCCAGCACGACAACGCAGCAGCCGTCGCGTTCTGGCCCGCGGTGGCGACCCAGGCGTGGGGTCAAGGCTGGACCGAGACCACCGTGCCGGTCGCCGACAAGCCCGACCTGCCGCCGGACCACTGGATCCGCACGTCCTGA